Part of the Neisseria subflava genome is shown below.
AGACGGCCTTTTGATACATCCATCAGGCCGTCTGAAAAGCCTCTCTCTTACCATTTTAATGAACTATCCGACTACACGCAAAAGCCCTATTTATTTTCATTTGACGCCAAACCATAAAATCATATCGATACAGACGTTTGGGGCAGTTTGACGGTTTCAGGTAAAATAACGCCAAATTCATCAACCGTTCAGAAAGCCGCCGCCATGTATTCACTCGTCCGCCCCATCCTGTTCCGTTTCGATGCAGAAAAGGCCCATCATTTCACGCTCAACAGTTTGCGTTCCATCGAGAAACTCGGCCTGCTGCCCAAAGTGGACAGCCACACCCGACCAACCGAGCTGATGGGTTTGCAGCTGCCCAATCCGGTCGGCTTGGCGGCAGGGTTGGATAAAAACGGCGAGTGTATCGATGCGTTTGCCGCTTTGGGTTTCGGCTTTGTCGAAATCGGCACGGTCACGCCCAAGCCGCAGCCGGGCAATCCGCAGCCGCGCCTTTTCCGCGTTCCCGAACACCAAGGCATCATCAACCGCATGGGTTTCAACAACCACGGCATCGACGCGATGATCCGCAACATTGAAAACAGCCGCTTTAAAGGCATTTTGGGCATAAACATCGGCAAAAATGCCGTTACGCCGATTGAAAACGCGGCCGACGATTATCTGATTTGTTTGGAAAAAGCCTACGCCCACGCGAGCTACATCACGGTCAATATTTCCTCCCCCAATACGAAAAACCTGCGCGTCTTGCAAGGCGGCGACGAGTTGAGCGCATTGTTGGAAGCCTTGAAAAACAAACAGGCGCAACTGGCGGCCGCGCATGGCAAATATGTGCCGCTGGCAGTCAAAATCGCGCCGGATTTGGACGAAGCGCAAATCGACGACATCGCCCATGTGGTCAAATCCGTAGAGATGGACGGTATCATCGCCACCAACACGACCATCGACAAATCAAGCTTGGGCAGCCATCCGCTTGCAGACGAACAAGGCGGCTTGAGCGGCTTGCCCGTACGCGAGAAAAGCAATCAGGTGTTGAAACTTTTGGCGGAACGCATTGACGGCAAGCTGCCGATTATCGGCGTCGGCGGCATTATGACCGGCGCGGACGCGGCAGAAAAAATCCGCTTGGGCGCCAGTGCGGTTCAGGTGTACAGCGGTTTGATTTATCGCGGCCCCGAATTGATTAAAGAGTGTTTGGCTGCGTTGAAATAATACTTTTCCAAAAACAAGGCCGTCTGAAATCTTTCAGACGGCCTTTTGATATGCTTTCATTCTTCAAACAGATTGCCTTGTGCCAATAAGGTTTTGACCGGTGCGAAATCGCGGCGGTGTTCCGGCAATACGCCGTATTGTTTCAATGCAGCCAAATGTTGAGCCGTGCCGTAGCCTTTGTGACGGTCAAACCCGTATTGCGGATAGCGTTTTGCCAATTCATACATTTCCGCATCACGCGCGGTTTTGGCCAAAACCGAAGCGGCGGAAATCTCGATGATTTTGCTGTCGCCTTTGACCACGGCTTCGGCAGGGACATTCAAATCTTTCGGCACGCGGTTGCCGTCTATCCACACTTTGTCGGGTACGACCGACAGCCCCTCGACTGCGCGCTTCATCGCGGCCATGGTTGCGTGCAGGATGTTCAGTTGCAGGATTTCATCAGGATCGGCAAAGGCAATGCTCCACGCAACCGCCTGCTCCTTAATCATCTGCGCCAACATATCGCGCTTTTTTTCGCTCAGCTTTTTTGAGTCGGTCAAACCCGGCAGGTCAAAATGTTCCGGCAAAATCACTGCCGCCGCAAATACGCTGCCGACCAAAGGGCCTCGTCCCGCTTCGTCCACGCCTGCGCTTAAAACCGTCGCCATTTCTTCACCGCCTGTCTGATTCAAAGCCGCCATTATATCTGCTTGCGGCAGAGAAATTCTGCAATAGTTCAAACCGTTGGAGAGCAGTTCAAATTTCATCTGCTTTACCAATCAGTTATAATTTACATCCCCACATACCGATACGTCTTACAACATGCCTGCCCAATCCGAACGCCTCCATTTTTCCGAACGCTGGCTCAACGCCTACGAACGCTACCGCTATCGCCGCCATATCCACGCCTTCCGCCTCAGCTTGGCAATCATGTTCTCCACCCTGTTGGCCAAAGTCTTCCACCTGCAACACGGCGAGTGGATCGGCATGACCGTCTTTGTCGTCCTCGGCATGCTGCAATTCCAAGGCGCGATTTACTCCAAAGCGGTCGAACGCATGCTCGGCACGGCCATCGGTTTGGGCGTTGGTTTGGCCGTTTTATGGTTGAACCAGCATTATTTGCAAGACGGCGTTTTCTTCTATCTGATTATCGGTGTCGCCAGCGCAGTGGCCGGTTGGTCGGCAGTCGGCAAAAACGGCTATGTCGCCATGCTTGCCGGTTTGACCATGTGCATGCTCATCGGCGACAGCAGCCACCACTGGCTCGACAGCGGCCTGATGCGCGCCATGAACGTTTTGATTGGTGCCGCCATCGCCATTTCTGCCGCCAAACTCCTGCCCCTGCGCTCCACACTCATGTGGCGCTTCATGCTTGCCGACAACCTCACCGACTGCGCCAAAATGATTGCCGAAATCAGCAACGGCAAACGCATGACGCGCGAGCGTTTGGAACAAAACATGATTAAAATGCGCCAAATCAACGCTCGCATGGTCAAAAGCCGCAGCCATCTGGCCGCCACATCCGGCGAAAGCCACATCAGCAACAATATGATGGAAGCCATGCAGCATGCCCACCGCAAAATCGTCAACACCACCGAGCTGCTCCTAACCACCGCCGCCAAACTTCGCGCGCCCACGCTCAACGAAAGCGAAATCCGCCTGCTCGACCGCCACTTCAACCAACTCCAACGCGAGCTTCGGCTGACCGTCCGCCTCATCAAAGGCCATTACGCCCGCCGCATCCGCATCGATACTTCGCTCAATACCGAACTAAGCAAACCAGCCGCCCGCCTGCATTACGACTGGCAAGGCTTCCTCTGGCTCAGCACCAATATGCGCAACGAAATCGCCGCATTGGTGATCCTGTTGCAACGTTCGCGCAATAAATGGTTGGACAAAAAAGAGTTGCAACGCCTGAAAGAACACCTGCGCAACGACAACAAGCCCAAATCGTAAGAGGCCGTCTGAAAAAAGGCCTGTCGTATTTTTACCCAAACCCCACCGCAAGACAGCAAAAGGCCGTCTGAAACCCAATGGTTCAGACGGCCTTTCCATCAATTCATCCGCAATTCGCAATAAATGCCGCATAAAGCAAAATCCCCTGCGATTGCAGGGGATTTTTATATTTGGTTGCGGGAGCAGGATTCGAACCTACGACCTTCGGGTTATGAGCCCGACGAGCTACCATGCTGCTCCATCCCGCGTCAGAAGTTGTAACTATACGGAAAGACGGAATCGCTGTCAAGCGTTTTTGACAGAAAATATCCAAACGTTGCTTTACAAAAAACCATCCGCATGGTTTAATTTTTCGTTAATAAAGAAACAGGGGTGCTGCTTTCAAACCGAGCGGCTGAGAAATACCCTTTACACCCGAACAGGATAATACCTGCGTGGGGAGTTTCGGCAAATGTGATTTTAGATGGTTGATTGAAGATATCCACAAGGCCGTCTGAAAAAAAGCAATGCTCCTGTTTCCATTTCATAACCGAGAAACAGGAGCAATTTTTTATGACTACCGCTAAAAAAACCGGCGATGAGGCGCGCCGTCTTTCCGACTTGAGCGAAGACATCGGCATCCGCTTCCAATATCCCAATTCCGACCGCGTCTATATCCCGGGCAGCCGCACCGACATCCGCGTGCCTTTGCGCGAAATCCGTCAGGACGACACCTACACAGCGCAAGGTACGGAAGCTAATCCGCCAATTCCGGTGTACGACACCAGCGGCGCATACGGCGATCCGGCAGCACACATCGACCTGAAACAGGGTTTGCCGCACGTCCGCACTGCATGGCTGGACGAACGCGGCGATACCGAAATCCTGCCCAAACTCTCCAGCGAATACGGCACTGAACGCGCGCACGATCCGAAAACCGCCCATCTGCGCTTCAACCAAATCACCCGTCCGCGCCGCGCCAAAGCAGGTCGCAACGTAACCCAGCTCCACTACGCCCGCCAAGGCATCATTACGCCCGAAATGGAGTTTGTCGCCATACGCGAACGCATGAAGCTGGACGAGCTTTTCAGACGGCCTGAATACGCCAAGCTCTTGAAACAACACGCAGGGCAAAGTTTCGGCGCGAATATCCCGACCCATCCCGACCAAATCACGCCCGAATTTGTGCGCCAAGAAATCGCCGCCGGACGCGCGATCATCCCTGCCAACATCAACCATCCCGAACTCGAACCGATGATTATCGGCCGCAACTTCCGTGTCAAAATCAACGGCAACTTGGGCAACTCCGCCGTCACTTCCAGCCTGACCGAAGAAGTCGAAAAAATGGTGTGGTCGCTGCGTTGGGGCGCAGACACGATTATGGACTTATCCACAGGCGCACACATCCACGAAACGCGCGAATGGATTATCCGCAACGCGCCCGTCCCCATCGGCACCGTGCCGATTTACCAAGCGTTGGAAAAAACCGGCGGCATCGCCGAAGACCTGACTTGGGATTTGGTGCGCGACACCTTAATCGAGCAGGCAGAACAAGGCGTGGACTATTTCACCCTGCACGCAGGCGTATTGCTGCGCTATGTACCGATGACGGCCGATCGCCTCACAGGCATCGTATCGCGCGGCGGCTCCATTATGGCGAAATGGTGCCTTGCCCATCATCAGGAAAACTTCCTCTACACACATTTCGACGAAATCTGCGAAATCATGAAAGCCTACGACGTGTCGTTCAGCCTCGGCGACGGCCTGCGCCCCGGCTGTATTGCCGATGCCAACGACGAATCCCAATTCGCCGAGCTGCACACCTTGGGCGAATTGACTGCCAAAGCATGGGAACACGACGTACAAGTCATGATCGAAGGCCCGGGCCATGTACCGTTGCAACGCGTGAAAGAAAACATGACCGAAGAGCTACAACATTGCTTTGAAGCGCCTTTCTACACCCTCGGCCCACTCGTTACCGACATCGCCCCCGGCTACGACCACATCACCTCGGGCATAGGCGCAACCAATATCGGCTGGTACGGCACAGCCATGCTCTGCTACGTTACCCCGAAAGAGCATCTCGGCCTGCCCGACAAAGAAGATGTGCGCACCGGCATCATTACCTACAAACTTGCCGCCCACGCCGCTGACCTCGCCAAAGGCTGGCCGGGCGCACAATTACGCGACAATGCCCTAAGCAAAGCGCGTTTCGAATTCCGCTGGCGTGACCAATTCCGCCTCAGCCTCGACCCCGAACGCGCCGAGAGCTTCCACGATGAAACCCTGCCCGCCGAAGGCGCAAAAATTGCCCACTTCTGCTCGATGTGCGGCCCCAAATTCTGCTCGATGAAAATCACGCAGGAAGTGCGCGACTACGCCGACAAGCAAAAAGCCCAACGGCAGGGTATGGAGGAAAAATCAATTGAGTTTGTCAAAAAAGGAGCGAAGCTTTACAGTTAAAACGTAAAGCAAAAAAGGCCGTCTGAAAATGTTTCAGACGGCCTTTTTAGTGATTAGTCTTTAAGCCAAGCTATACGCCCTCCAGCTGCTTATTTTTCCACTCTCCGGAAATGGTGCGGACGGAAGCCGAGCGCGGCGAGGGAAACAAAGTAGAGGCCGCCGCCCAAGGTAATCAGGATGCAGAGTTGTCCTGCTTTTTTAAAGCCGCCGACGTGTACCCATTCAAACGGCAGATAATATTGCGCCAGCCACAAACCGCCGCCCATGACGACCAAAGAGATGGCCATTTTAACTAAAAACGCTGCCCAACCTTTGCCGGGGCGGTAGATGCCGTGTTTGCGCAAAAGGAAAAACAGCAAGCCTGCATTCAGACACGCGCCCAAACCAATAGCGAGGGACAGACCGACGTGTTTGAGCGGCGAAATGAAGGCAAGGTTCATCAACTGCGTGCAAATCAGCGTGAAAATAGCGACCTTAACGGGGGTTTTGATGTTTTGGCGCGCGTAGAAGCCGGGAGCCAATACTTTAATCATAATCAGACCGATCAAGCCGAAGGAATAGGCAATCAGCGCATATTGGGTCATTTGCGCGTCGTGCAGCGTAAATTCACGGTACATGAACAAGGTCGTAACCAGAGGGAAAGACAACACAGCAAGGCCGACGGCGGCAGGCAGGGTCAGCAGCATACACAAGCGCAAACCCCAGTCGAGCAGGCCGGAAAACTGCTCGGTATCCTGACTGGCGGCGTGTTTGGACAAGGTAGGCAGCAAGATTGTACCGAGTGCCACACCCAAAACGCCGGTCGGCAATTCCATCAGCCTGTCGGCGTAATACATCCACGACACGCTGCCGGACTGCAAAAACGAGGCAAAAATGGTGTTGATAACCAAGGAAATCTGCGCCACGCTCACGCCCAAAATAGCCGGCCCCATCTGTTTCATTACGCGGTTGACCGCCGCATCTTTAAAGCTGAGTTTGGGCATTTTCAAGAAGCCCAGTTTCGCCAACCAAGGCAGTTGGAACACCAGCTGCAACACGCCGCCGACAAATACCGCCCACGCCAACGCCATAACAGGCGGATCAAAATACGGTATGAAAAACAGGGAAAAGACGATAAAGGAGATGTTCAAAAATGTCGGCGTAAAGGCGGGAATGCCGAATTTATGATAGGAATTAAGTATCGAGCCTACAAAAGAGGATAGTGAAATCAAAAAGATATAAGGGAACGTCACCCGCAGCAGGTCGATGGAAAGCTGAAACTTATCGGCATCTTTGGCAAAACCGGGCGCGGAAACATAAATTACCCACGGCGCGGCAAGTATACCCAGCGCGGTAACGATGACCAACACAAACGACAACATACCGGCCACATGACGCACAAACGCCTGCGTGGCTTCAGGAGAGCGGGTTTCTTTGTATTCCGCCAAAATCGGCACGAAGGCTTGGGCAAACGCGCCCTCTGCGAACACGCGCCGCAAAAGATTAGGCAGTTTGAACGCGACAAAAAACGCATCCGTCGCCATGCCTGCACCAAACGCACGGGCGATAATCGTATCGCGCACAAAGCCCAAAATGCGCGACACCATCGTCAGGCTGCCAACCTTGGCCAATGCTCCCAATAAATTCATGTATTTTCCTTACTTGTCTTTCAGGCCATCTGAAAATCCGGCTTCTTCCAATACTGCCGCCGCCGCCAATGCCGCCGTATCTTTTTTCAACAGCAGATGCAAGGCGTGGAAATCCTGTTCCAACGCGGCTACGGCTTCAGGGCAGTCATACCAGTCTGCCACGGCCTGCGCCAGTTTTTCAGGGACGGCGTCGTGTTGCAGCAACTCGGGAACGGCGGCTTTACCCAACAAAATATTGGGCAGACCGACATGCGGCACTTTGATTTTGTTTTTCACATACGCATAAGTCAGCGGCGAAATTTTGTAGCTGATGACCATAGGCCGTTTACACAAGGCCACTTCCAAAGTCGCCGTACCGCTGGTGACCAATACCACGTCGGCAGCGGTGCAAACCGTATCCGACTGCTTGTCGGTCAGCGTGATGGGAAGGGCGGCGAATTCAGGCTGCGCCAAAATTTCGCTAATGCGTTTGCGCGTTGCGGCCGTTGCCACAGGCAGTAAAAACCGTGCCTGCGGATAACGTTTCAGCAGCAATAAGGCCGTCTGAAAAAACACCGCCGCCATGTAATCGATTTCGCTCACACGGCTGCCGGGCAATATGGCAAACACGGGCACGTCCGCAGGCACGCCCAGCTTCTGCCGCGCCGCCGCCCTATCCGCTTCCACCGGCATGGTTTGCGCCATCGGATGGCCGACAAACTCGGCCTTGCCTCCGGCATCGATATAAAGCTGGGGCTCCATCGGAAACAGGCACAACACGCGGTTGACCTGATGTACGATTTTATTGACTCGTTCGCGCCGCCACGCCCACACCGATGGGCTGACGTAATGAATGGTATGAATGCCTGCCTGCTTGAGTTTTTCCGCCACGCCGAGATTGAAGTCCGGCGCATCGATGCCGATAAACACATCCGGCTTGAGGCGGATTAAATCGCTCACCAGCCCTTTGCGGATTTTCAAAATCTGCGGCAGGCGTTTGATAACTTCAACAAAACCGCGCACCGCCAGCTTTTCCTGATCGTACAAACTCTCGAAACCCTCCGCCTTCATACGCTCGCCTCCGATGCCGGTAAACCGCGCATTCGGGCAACGCGCCTTAATGGCACGGATTAAGTGTGCGCCGAGCAAGTCGCCGGAAGCTTCGCCGACGCTGATGGCGATAAGGGGGGAAGGATTGGGATTCATGTGTTAAGGTTCGGAAGCTAAAAGATTTTGGGGCGGTTATTTGTCCGCCCATTTTCAGACGGCATCGACAGCAAACAGACAGGAAAACTGCCCCAATGCGCGGATTTTTGCAATCCAAAGGCCGTCTGAAACAGTTTCAGACGGCCTTCAATCCATCAATCAACGGATAATACCGCGTGTGGATTGTGCAAAAAAGTCTTTAAATACTGCCAATTCGCTTTGGGTTTCGGCACGTTTCAGGATATCTGCTTTGGCTTCTTCAAATGGAATGCCGCGATGGTAAATGGTTTTATACGCATCTTTGACGGAGGCAATCTGTTCGGCAGTGAAACCGTTGCGGCGCATACCTTCGCTGTTGAGGCCGGCCGGTTCGGCGCGGTAACCTGCAGCCATAAAGTATGGCGGTACGTCTTTGTGTACGCCGGCGGCAAACGCGGTCATGGCGTAGTCGCCGATTTGGCAGAACTGGAACACCAGCGTGTAGCCGCCCAAGACAACGTAGTCGCCGATGGTAACGTGGCCTGCGAGTGAGGCGTTGTTGGCGAAGATGGTATGGTTGCCGACCACGCAGTCATGGGCGAGATGGCAGTAGGCCATAATCCAGTTGTCGTCGCCGATACGGGTTTCGCCGATACCGGTGACCGTACCGAGGTTAAACGTCGTAAATTCGCGGATGGTGTTGCCGTTGCCGATAATCAGCTTGGTCGGCTCGTCGCGGTATTTTT
Proteins encoded:
- a CDS encoding quinone-dependent dihydroorotate dehydrogenase is translated as MYSLVRPILFRFDAEKAHHFTLNSLRSIEKLGLLPKVDSHTRPTELMGLQLPNPVGLAAGLDKNGECIDAFAALGFGFVEIGTVTPKPQPGNPQPRLFRVPEHQGIINRMGFNNHGIDAMIRNIENSRFKGILGINIGKNAVTPIENAADDYLICLEKAYAHASYITVNISSPNTKNLRVLQGGDELSALLEALKNKQAQLAAAHGKYVPLAVKIAPDLDEAQIDDIAHVVKSVEMDGIIATNTTIDKSSLGSHPLADEQGGLSGLPVREKSNQVLKLLAERIDGKLPIIGVGGIMTGADAAEKIRLGASAVQVYSGLIYRGPELIKECLAALK
- the rnhB gene encoding ribonuclease HII, which encodes MATVLSAGVDEAGRGPLVGSVFAAAVILPEHFDLPGLTDSKKLSEKKRDMLAQMIKEQAVAWSIAFADPDEILQLNILHATMAAMKRAVEGLSVVPDKVWIDGNRVPKDLNVPAEAVVKGDSKIIEISAASVLAKTARDAEMYELAKRYPQYGFDRHKGYGTAQHLAALKQYGVLPEHRRDFAPVKTLLAQGNLFEE
- a CDS encoding FUSC family protein, which gives rise to MPAQSERLHFSERWLNAYERYRYRRHIHAFRLSLAIMFSTLLAKVFHLQHGEWIGMTVFVVLGMLQFQGAIYSKAVERMLGTAIGLGVGLAVLWLNQHYLQDGVFFYLIIGVASAVAGWSAVGKNGYVAMLAGLTMCMLIGDSSHHWLDSGLMRAMNVLIGAAIAISAAKLLPLRSTLMWRFMLADNLTDCAKMIAEISNGKRMTRERLEQNMIKMRQINARMVKSRSHLAATSGESHISNNMMEAMQHAHRKIVNTTELLLTTAAKLRAPTLNESEIRLLDRHFNQLQRELRLTVRLIKGHYARRIRIDTSLNTELSKPAARLHYDWQGFLWLSTNMRNEIAALVILLQRSRNKWLDKKELQRLKEHLRNDNKPKS
- the thiC gene encoding phosphomethylpyrimidine synthase ThiC, translating into MTTAKKTGDEARRLSDLSEDIGIRFQYPNSDRVYIPGSRTDIRVPLREIRQDDTYTAQGTEANPPIPVYDTSGAYGDPAAHIDLKQGLPHVRTAWLDERGDTEILPKLSSEYGTERAHDPKTAHLRFNQITRPRRAKAGRNVTQLHYARQGIITPEMEFVAIRERMKLDELFRRPEYAKLLKQHAGQSFGANIPTHPDQITPEFVRQEIAAGRAIIPANINHPELEPMIIGRNFRVKINGNLGNSAVTSSLTEEVEKMVWSLRWGADTIMDLSTGAHIHETREWIIRNAPVPIGTVPIYQALEKTGGIAEDLTWDLVRDTLIEQAEQGVDYFTLHAGVLLRYVPMTADRLTGIVSRGGSIMAKWCLAHHQENFLYTHFDEICEIMKAYDVSFSLGDGLRPGCIADANDESQFAELHTLGELTAKAWEHDVQVMIEGPGHVPLQRVKENMTEELQHCFEAPFYTLGPLVTDIAPGYDHITSGIGATNIGWYGTAMLCYVTPKEHLGLPDKEDVRTGIITYKLAAHAADLAKGWPGAQLRDNALSKARFEFRWRDQFRLSLDPERAESFHDETLPAEGAKIAHFCSMCGPKFCSMKITQEVRDYADKQKAQRQGMEEKSIEFVKKGAKLYS
- the murJ gene encoding murein biosynthesis integral membrane protein MurJ; the encoded protein is MNLLGALAKVGSLTMVSRILGFVRDTIIARAFGAGMATDAFFVAFKLPNLLRRVFAEGAFAQAFVPILAEYKETRSPEATQAFVRHVAGMLSFVLVIVTALGILAAPWVIYVSAPGFAKDADKFQLSIDLLRVTFPYIFLISLSSFVGSILNSYHKFGIPAFTPTFLNISFIVFSLFFIPYFDPPVMALAWAVFVGGVLQLVFQLPWLAKLGFLKMPKLSFKDAAVNRVMKQMGPAILGVSVAQISLVINTIFASFLQSGSVSWMYYADRLMELPTGVLGVALGTILLPTLSKHAASQDTEQFSGLLDWGLRLCMLLTLPAAVGLAVLSFPLVTTLFMYREFTLHDAQMTQYALIAYSFGLIGLIMIKVLAPGFYARQNIKTPVKVAIFTLICTQLMNLAFISPLKHVGLSLAIGLGACLNAGLLFFLLRKHGIYRPGKGWAAFLVKMAISLVVMGGGLWLAQYYLPFEWVHVGGFKKAGQLCILITLGGGLYFVSLAALGFRPHHFRRVEK
- the lpxB gene encoding lipid-A-disaccharide synthase; the encoded protein is MNPNPSPLIAISVGEASGDLLGAHLIRAIKARCPNARFTGIGGERMKAEGFESLYDQEKLAVRGFVEVIKRLPQILKIRKGLVSDLIRLKPDVFIGIDAPDFNLGVAEKLKQAGIHTIHYVSPSVWAWRRERVNKIVHQVNRVLCLFPMEPQLYIDAGGKAEFVGHPMAQTMPVEADRAAARQKLGVPADVPVFAILPGSRVSEIDYMAAVFFQTALLLLKRYPQARFLLPVATAATRKRISEILAQPEFAALPITLTDKQSDTVCTAADVVLVTSGTATLEVALCKRPMVISYKISPLTYAYVKNKIKVPHVGLPNILLGKAAVPELLQHDAVPEKLAQAVADWYDCPEAVAALEQDFHALHLLLKKDTAALAAAAVLEEAGFSDGLKDK
- the lpxA gene encoding acyl-ACP--UDP-N-acetylglucosamine O-acyltransferase, which translates into the protein MTLIHPTAVIDPKAELDSSVKVGPYSIIGPNVQIGANTEIGPHVVINGHTTIGENNRIFQFASLGEIPQDKKYRDEPTKLIIGNGNTIREFTTFNLGTVTGIGETRIGDDNWIMAYCHLAHDCVVGNHTIFANNASLAGHVTIGDYVVLGGYTLVFQFCQIGDYAMTAFAAGVHKDVPPYFMAAGYRAEPAGLNSEGMRRNGFTAEQIASVKDAYKTIYHRGIPFEEAKADILKRAETQSELAVFKDFFAQSTRGIIR